A single genomic interval of Gammaproteobacteria bacterium harbors:
- a CDS encoding chorismate lyase, translating to MHWHVPDNDELTSRESDWLLEPGSLTARIRERCGDGFHLDVLREAPAGADELADCWPGDTPARLREVTLNCHDTAMIFARTLIPDPAMAKDGWLAELGTKP from the coding sequence ATGCACTGGCACGTTCCGGACAACGATGAACTGACAAGCAGGGAGTCCGACTGGCTGCTCGAGCCGGGCTCGCTGACCGCGCGTATCCGCGAGCGCTGCGGCGACGGCTTCCATCTCGATGTGCTGCGCGAGGCGCCGGCCGGAGCCGACGAGCTCGCCGATTGCTGGCCCGGGGACACGCCCGCGCGCTTGCGCGAAGTGACCCTGAACTGCCATGACACGGCCATGATCTTTGCTCGCACCCTGATTCCCGATCCGGCCATGGCCAAGGATGGCTGGCTGGCCGAGCTGGGAACGAAACCG